A window of Raineyella sp. W15-4 contains these coding sequences:
- a CDS encoding Eco57I restriction-modification methylase domain-containing protein produces the protein MPHDVEADARAEDASNEPRRLSTATQFMKDEYPTGKSDLMTAFMVRAQLLSAPRGVWAMINLPSWMSLKSFEDLRHDLLQDQRIVSMVHLGRGIFGSDFGTVAFVVDNARPRTARGVYRRLFEQHVDVRSVAAIEALFRDSTYNRYEVSQVDFAAIPGAPIVYWLSEKMRGSFTAGKPLGEVANLRQGLATADNNRFLRQWWEVSGSRTAFASTSREEAAASGARWFPYNKGGEFRKWYGNQEHVVNWENDGAEIRTFGTEDGGRPRSRAQNTDTYFSPSVSWSKVSSGAPAFRAYPSGFIYDVAGTSIFVTTSQERAGLLSFTNSQVAFEQLAAIAPTLNYEVGQVAGLPVADASAEDGVSLAAEAIDVARSDWDSFETSWGFVRNPLVELAERG, from the coding sequence GTGCCACACGATGTTGAGGCTGATGCGCGAGCCGAGGACGCCTCCAACGAGCCGAGAAGACTGTCGACCGCAACACAGTTCATGAAGGACGAGTACCCGACCGGCAAGTCCGATCTCATGACGGCGTTCATGGTCCGGGCTCAGCTGTTGTCGGCACCACGCGGCGTCTGGGCGATGATCAACCTCCCGTCGTGGATGTCGCTAAAGTCGTTCGAAGACCTCCGGCACGACCTGCTCCAGGACCAGCGGATCGTGTCGATGGTCCACCTGGGACGAGGGATCTTCGGGTCGGACTTCGGCACCGTCGCGTTCGTGGTCGACAACGCGCGGCCTAGGACGGCCCGGGGGGTCTACCGGCGGCTCTTCGAGCAGCACGTCGATGTTAGGTCCGTGGCCGCGATCGAGGCGCTGTTCCGTGACAGCACGTACAACCGATACGAGGTGTCGCAGGTTGACTTCGCGGCGATCCCCGGCGCCCCGATCGTTTACTGGCTCAGTGAAAAGATGCGCGGGTCCTTCACGGCTGGGAAGCCGCTAGGCGAAGTCGCGAATCTCCGGCAAGGGCTAGCGACGGCTGATAACAACCGCTTCCTGCGACAGTGGTGGGAGGTCTCGGGTAGTCGGACCGCATTCGCTTCCACGTCGCGTGAAGAGGCCGCGGCCAGCGGTGCACGTTGGTTCCCGTACAACAAGGGCGGCGAGTTCCGGAAGTGGTACGGGAACCAGGAACACGTCGTCAACTGGGAGAACGACGGCGCAGAGATCCGGACATTCGGGACAGAGGATGGTGGTCGCCCGCGGTCGCGTGCCCAGAACACAGATACGTACTTTTCACCGTCAGTGTCATGGTCCAAGGTCAGCAGCGGCGCACCGGCGTTCCGCGCCTATCCTTCCGGGTTTATCTACGACGTTGCAGGTACGTCGATCTTCGTCACGACAAGCCAAGAACGGGCTGGGTTGCTCTCCTTCACGAACTCCCAGGTGGCATTCGAGCAGCTCGCCGCGATCGCCCCAACGCTCAACTACGAGGTGGGGCAGGTCGCTGGCCTCCCCGTGGCAGACGCATCCGCGGAGGACGGCGTATCCCTTGCCGCAGAGGCAATCGACGTGGCTAGGTCGGACTGGGACAGCTTCGAGACATCTTGGGGGTTCGTCCGGAACCCTCTCGTCGAACTCGCGGAACGCGGATAG
- a CDS encoding site-specific integrase: protein MQRPKQRSKGTGSIYQNSRGQWVAAIEAGWTARGTRRRLTLKARTEAEVRARLAEAQRRIAAEGPATSFSSVTVKRWADQWLPQRQHIVRPGTFVSDRSAVRRWIVPAIGHLRLDSLTPADIRKVAAFQEDAGLALATMQRTHAVLSKILADAVAEGYQVSQRTRETSSPGAGRSPRQALSLDEAMKILAVATARPDASRWVAALVEGLRPAEALGLTWDMIDLDAGTMTLAWQLKALPYVEFRNPDSGFRVPRGFESRHLEGAYHLVRPKTRAGSRVIPLVPWLVDELRSWAGRAPSSSSGLVWPRDDGTPRSAEFDRREWYEIAEQAKVTVTLPDGRTRRPLLYEARHTAATLLLANGIDETTIKAVLGHSSVLSTQSYLHADRTRTRAALAASAEIVGLGG from the coding sequence ATGCAAAGGCCGAAGCAGCGCAGCAAAGGAACGGGCTCCATCTACCAGAACTCCCGAGGGCAATGGGTCGCTGCCATCGAGGCCGGGTGGACGGCGCGCGGGACCCGACGTCGACTCACGCTCAAGGCGCGAACCGAAGCCGAGGTGCGCGCCAGGCTTGCGGAGGCGCAGCGGCGAATCGCGGCGGAGGGCCCGGCCACGTCATTCTCTAGCGTCACGGTCAAGCGGTGGGCCGATCAGTGGCTTCCGCAGCGGCAACACATCGTGCGGCCCGGCACGTTCGTCTCTGACCGCTCAGCGGTCCGCCGGTGGATCGTCCCGGCCATCGGCCACCTGAGGCTCGACTCCCTGACGCCAGCTGACATACGCAAGGTCGCCGCGTTCCAAGAAGACGCAGGACTGGCGCTCGCCACGATGCAGCGCACGCATGCCGTATTAAGCAAGATCCTCGCGGACGCGGTCGCAGAGGGGTACCAGGTATCTCAACGCACCCGGGAGACGAGCAGCCCGGGTGCCGGACGCTCGCCGAGGCAGGCGCTGAGTCTCGACGAGGCGATGAAGATCCTCGCCGTAGCCACCGCCCGGCCCGACGCGTCGCGCTGGGTGGCGGCGCTCGTAGAAGGCCTGCGTCCGGCCGAGGCACTCGGACTGACCTGGGACATGATCGACCTTGACGCCGGCACGATGACGCTCGCCTGGCAGCTCAAGGCACTCCCTTACGTCGAGTTCCGGAATCCCGACAGCGGGTTCCGCGTCCCCCGTGGGTTCGAGTCCCGCCACCTTGAGGGTGCCTACCATCTTGTGCGCCCGAAGACCCGCGCCGGGAGCCGCGTCATCCCCCTCGTCCCCTGGCTCGTCGACGAGCTCAGGTCCTGGGCGGGGCGAGCGCCGTCGTCGTCCTCCGGGCTGGTCTGGCCACGAGACGACGGCACCCCGCGGTCGGCGGAGTTCGACCGCCGGGAGTGGTACGAGATCGCAGAGCAGGCGAAGGTCACCGTGACGCTCCCCGACGGTCGGACTCGGCGCCCGTTGCTGTACGAGGCCCGCCACACCGCAGCCACCCTGCTGCTCGCTAACGGGATCGACGAGACTACGATCAAGGCCGTGCTCGGGCACTCCTCTGTGCTGAGCACGCAGTCCTACCTACACGCTGATAGGACGAGGACCCGAGCGGCACTCGCGGCGTCGGCGGAAATAGTCGGACTCGGCGGGTAG
- a CDS encoding class I SAM-dependent DNA methyltransferase, giving the protein MKTLEQTVAQHRAEWATRSLAQQQLEIENNEAVAKLYGLEDEVPSHVPLERVSLTNNSAFRWPNKTPEERDALFTQSAIADLISYAVGCMFGRYSLDEPGLILADQGSTFEDYLAKVPNPTFTPDKDNVVPIVDGDWFEDDIVARFRTFLRVSFGEQHFEENLRFVAESLGMKGIREYFIKTGTRAASSKFYDDHVQRYKKRPIYWLFSSPKGSFNALIYMHRYTPSTVSTVLNEYLREFTAKLSSSLQQRERLAAGGGTPRQQAAAQKEADRLRKVLLELEEYEHDVLYPLASRQLAIDLDDGVKANYPKFGAALKKIPGLEASDE; this is encoded by the coding sequence TTGAAGACGCTTGAACAGACCGTTGCGCAGCATCGAGCAGAGTGGGCGACTCGTTCGCTCGCTCAGCAACAGCTGGAGATCGAGAACAATGAGGCCGTCGCGAAGCTGTACGGGCTTGAGGATGAGGTTCCGTCGCACGTACCGCTTGAGCGCGTATCGCTGACGAACAACTCCGCGTTCCGGTGGCCGAACAAGACGCCCGAGGAGCGCGACGCCCTGTTCACCCAGTCCGCCATCGCCGACCTCATCTCCTATGCGGTCGGCTGCATGTTCGGTCGCTACAGCTTGGACGAGCCGGGGCTCATCCTCGCTGACCAGGGTTCTACCTTTGAGGATTACCTGGCCAAGGTGCCGAACCCGACGTTCACCCCGGACAAGGACAACGTCGTCCCGATCGTGGATGGCGACTGGTTCGAAGACGACATCGTCGCTCGCTTCCGCACGTTCCTCCGAGTGTCCTTCGGGGAGCAGCACTTCGAGGAGAACCTGCGCTTCGTCGCTGAGTCCCTCGGCATGAAGGGCATCCGCGAGTACTTCATCAAGACTGGCACTCGGGCAGCGTCGTCGAAGTTCTACGACGATCACGTCCAGCGCTACAAGAAGCGCCCGATCTACTGGCTGTTCTCCAGCCCCAAGGGCTCGTTCAACGCCCTCATCTACATGCATCGCTACACGCCGTCCACGGTCTCGACGGTGCTCAACGAGTACCTGCGGGAGTTCACGGCCAAACTCTCGTCCAGTCTTCAGCAGCGGGAGCGCCTGGCGGCCGGTGGCGGGACGCCGCGGCAGCAGGCGGCCGCGCAGAAGGAGGCTGACCGGCTTCGAAAGGTGCTGTTGGAACTGGAGGAGTACGAGCATGACGTGCTGTACCCATTGGCATCCCGGCAGCTCGCGATCGACCTGGACGACGGCGTGAAGGCCAACTACCCGAAGTTCGGCGCCGCCCTGAAGAAGATCCCCGGGCTTGAGGCCAGCGATGAGTGA
- the pglZ gene encoding BREX-1 system phosphatase PglZ type A, producing the protein MSDAATVRPHLLRWFDSRRVVIWHDPEGQHAADLDSLDLPGIQTIRVANDEFAVKNRLLHDEPDGKFLVYRSGQVPSGIGDWLLDLELAYGVFTADRTALVAQDLGLVGKGIDEIVQAHEKFFKATKRVQSLKALLNPEDDAARLRAKISAVVLGQREHSLLEITRTLLIENSRGAHAKYDALADYGLDEFYWRGVARIYGYESVTPSIDDLVLWIFQRAIDGFKSDRPGGLQNIQLDFASLRNDRRSQEAMAALAKRAASDLDYRSTIEDASFRDLVGVDLFEETDQKIISDLARAVAEQVVTPREVAEVVRARQSSVWIDDYRRLYTAVASASELLGELASLNLTMQSFDDGLERYRREWFRIDQLYRQFVFAYRTHEGPNPLGPVCEQVEKRYTNKFVYALGNAWQQQVDQIEKWRSAALSSQTAFYSRYVEPLMRDGDKKAVVIISDAMRYEVADELGSLIRQEDRFDANLEAVLGVLPSYTQLGMAALLPHSTLNHSADAKTVLADDEPTNSTAFRGRILEMVGGSAIQAEDFKALSADERRELYKGNRVLYVYHNRIDATGDKPGTERQVFEAVEDSLRDIVDLVKKLANANATNIFITADHGFLFQDEALADQFFLSTKPQGDDLKYVNKRFVLGTGLKADPAFATFEALQLGLKSELEVQIPKSIHRLRLAGSGSRFVHGGATLQEIVVPVLAVNKKRKSDTRLVNVEVWPESDKITTGQVVVRMFQTEPVSDKVQPRTLRAGLYVGETLLSNLVDLIFDQPSTDKRDRYQSARMLLSRESSDYNNRTVEFRLEERIPNTNQWRVFAKTVYTLKRSFTSDFDF; encoded by the coding sequence ATGAGTGACGCTGCCACAGTCCGCCCGCACCTGCTGCGCTGGTTCGACAGCCGCCGGGTGGTCATCTGGCACGACCCGGAGGGCCAGCACGCCGCCGATCTCGACAGCCTAGACCTGCCGGGGATCCAAACGATCCGGGTCGCGAACGACGAGTTCGCCGTCAAGAACCGGCTGTTGCACGACGAGCCGGATGGCAAGTTCCTCGTCTATCGCTCGGGGCAGGTGCCGAGTGGCATCGGAGACTGGCTGCTCGATCTGGAGCTGGCCTATGGTGTCTTCACGGCCGACCGCACCGCACTCGTCGCCCAGGATCTCGGGCTGGTGGGCAAGGGCATTGACGAGATCGTCCAGGCACACGAGAAGTTCTTCAAGGCCACCAAGCGCGTCCAGAGCCTCAAGGCACTGCTCAACCCCGAGGACGACGCCGCCCGACTACGGGCCAAGATCAGCGCCGTCGTGCTCGGCCAGCGCGAGCACAGCTTGCTGGAGATCACGCGCACCCTCCTGATCGAGAACTCCAGGGGAGCTCACGCCAAGTACGACGCCCTGGCCGACTACGGGCTCGACGAGTTCTACTGGCGGGGCGTGGCCCGCATCTACGGCTACGAGTCGGTCACGCCGAGCATCGACGACCTCGTGCTGTGGATCTTCCAGCGGGCCATCGACGGCTTCAAGTCGGACCGCCCGGGTGGGCTGCAGAACATCCAGCTCGACTTTGCCAGCCTGCGCAACGACCGGCGCAGCCAGGAGGCCATGGCCGCCCTCGCCAAGCGGGCGGCCAGCGACCTCGACTACAGGTCGACGATCGAGGATGCCAGCTTCCGCGACCTGGTCGGTGTCGACCTGTTTGAGGAGACCGACCAGAAGATCATCAGCGACCTGGCTCGAGCGGTGGCGGAGCAGGTCGTCACCCCGCGCGAGGTCGCCGAGGTCGTCCGGGCACGGCAGAGCAGCGTCTGGATCGACGACTACCGGCGGCTCTACACGGCTGTGGCCAGCGCGTCGGAGCTTCTGGGCGAACTGGCGTCGCTGAACCTGACCATGCAGTCCTTCGACGATGGGCTGGAACGGTACCGGCGCGAGTGGTTCCGCATCGACCAGCTATACCGGCAGTTTGTCTTCGCGTACCGGACCCACGAGGGGCCCAACCCACTCGGCCCTGTGTGCGAGCAGGTCGAGAAGCGCTATACCAACAAGTTCGTCTACGCGCTGGGCAATGCCTGGCAGCAGCAGGTCGACCAGATCGAGAAGTGGCGCTCGGCGGCGCTGTCTTCTCAGACCGCGTTCTACTCGCGCTACGTCGAGCCGCTGATGCGTGACGGTGACAAGAAGGCCGTGGTGATCATCTCGGACGCCATGCGCTACGAGGTGGCCGACGAGCTCGGCTCGCTCATTCGGCAGGAGGACCGCTTCGACGCCAACCTGGAGGCCGTGCTCGGGGTGCTTCCGAGCTACACCCAGCTCGGCATGGCGGCGCTGCTGCCGCACTCGACGCTCAACCACTCGGCAGATGCCAAGACGGTGCTGGCCGACGACGAGCCGACCAACAGCACCGCCTTCCGCGGCAGGATACTGGAGATGGTCGGTGGATCGGCGATCCAAGCCGAAGACTTCAAGGCCCTGAGCGCCGACGAGCGACGCGAGCTGTACAAGGGCAACCGGGTCCTGTACGTCTACCACAACCGGATCGACGCCACAGGGGACAAGCCTGGCACCGAACGCCAGGTCTTCGAGGCCGTAGAAGACTCGCTGCGCGACATCGTCGATCTGGTGAAGAAGCTGGCCAACGCCAACGCCACCAACATCTTCATCACCGCCGACCACGGCTTCCTGTTCCAGGACGAGGCACTGGCTGACCAGTTCTTTTTGTCGACCAAGCCGCAGGGCGACGACCTCAAGTACGTCAACAAGCGCTTCGTGCTCGGCACAGGCCTCAAGGCTGATCCGGCCTTCGCCACCTTCGAGGCCCTCCAGCTCGGGTTGAAGAGCGAGCTGGAGGTCCAGATACCCAAGTCGATCCACCGGCTGCGGCTGGCTGGCAGCGGCTCGCGCTTCGTCCATGGGGGGGCGACCCTGCAGGAGATCGTTGTGCCCGTGCTGGCGGTCAACAAGAAGCGCAAGAGCGACACCCGGCTGGTCAACGTCGAGGTCTGGCCCGAGTCGGACAAGATCACGACCGGCCAGGTCGTCGTCCGCATGTTCCAGACCGAGCCGGTCAGCGACAAAGTCCAGCCTCGCACACTGCGCGCCGGTCTCTACGTCGGCGAGACCCTGCTGTCCAACCTCGTCGACCTCATCTTCGACCAGCCCTCGACCGACAAGCGCGACCGCTACCAGAGCGCCCGGATGCTGCTCAGCCGGGAGTCGAGCGACTACAACAACCGGACGGTGGAGTTCCGGCTGGAGGAGCGCATCCCCAACACCAACCAGTGGCGGGTCTTCGCCAAGACGGTCTACACGCTGAAGCGTTCGTTCACATCGGACTTCGACTTCTAG
- the brxL gene encoding BREX system Lon protease-like protein BrxL, whose amino-acid sequence MSGTENEEADAGAPQQSDLDYKVNLLFPGVVVRKDLVKAVKGNAIVPTYVLEYLLGQYAASDDEATIQAGIDTVRRILAEHYVHRSESELVKSTIRERGRHRVIDKVTVTLNEKADVYEAEFANLGIKGVIVDPPVIKAHPKLLVGGVWCICDIEYFHSDDQRVVPWILGSIKPIQLSKFDVDQYLESRRGFNTEEWIDLLMQSIGFNPETFSRRGKLLQLVRLIPFVERNYNLVELGPKGTGKSHIFSEFSPHGMLISGGEVTVPKLFVNNSNGRIGLVGYWDVVAFDEFAGKKKRTDKALVDIMKNYMANKSFSRGVETLGAEASMVFVGNTSHTVPFMLKNSDLFDELPDAYHDPAYLDRLHHYIPGWEVDIIRGEMFSEGYGFVVDYIAEVLKSMRSQDYSDRYQQYFTLSPDISTRDRDGIHKTFSGLMKILYPGGQAEKEEIEEILRLAIEGRKRVKDQILRIDSTMAEVKFRYSDQSDTWHSVATLEEQEYPAYYDQRASVAVEEPEPDEAVSPRSSGVAVAGSDDNPQPDAPIVTEPALFEGHREFQENQRGVSYETLLLPYLRGATEITIVDPYIRLPHQGRNLVDVLALLASAKDAADEIVVTLVTKAETGQYEQAHLLMLKDIQDSAAAAGIRFNVTWDETIHDRSIRADNGWTILLGRGLDIFQKGSGSQFDLAARRQEFRQVVAFGVTYIHEGAE is encoded by the coding sequence ATGAGCGGGACCGAGAACGAGGAGGCCGACGCCGGCGCACCGCAGCAGAGCGATCTCGACTACAAGGTCAACTTGCTGTTCCCCGGAGTGGTTGTCCGCAAGGACCTGGTCAAGGCGGTCAAGGGCAACGCCATTGTGCCGACCTACGTCTTGGAGTACCTGCTCGGGCAGTACGCCGCATCGGACGACGAGGCCACCATCCAGGCCGGTATCGACACGGTCCGCAGGATCCTGGCCGAGCACTACGTCCACCGCAGCGAGTCCGAGCTGGTCAAATCGACTATTCGGGAGCGTGGACGGCACCGGGTCATCGACAAGGTCACCGTCACCCTCAACGAGAAGGCCGACGTCTACGAGGCCGAGTTCGCCAACCTGGGCATCAAGGGCGTCATTGTCGACCCGCCGGTCATCAAGGCCCACCCCAAGCTGCTGGTCGGAGGGGTCTGGTGCATCTGCGACATCGAATACTTCCACAGCGACGACCAGCGGGTCGTACCGTGGATCCTCGGCTCGATTAAGCCTATCCAGTTGTCGAAGTTCGACGTCGACCAGTACCTCGAATCGCGCCGCGGGTTCAACACCGAGGAGTGGATCGACCTGCTCATGCAGTCGATCGGCTTCAATCCTGAGACGTTCAGCAGGCGAGGGAAGCTCCTCCAGCTCGTACGCCTCATCCCGTTCGTCGAGCGCAACTACAATCTCGTCGAGCTCGGTCCCAAGGGCACCGGCAAGTCCCACATCTTCTCGGAGTTCTCGCCGCACGGGATGCTCATCTCGGGCGGCGAGGTCACCGTCCCCAAGCTCTTCGTCAACAACTCCAACGGCCGCATCGGCCTGGTCGGCTACTGGGACGTGGTGGCGTTCGACGAGTTCGCCGGCAAGAAGAAGCGCACCGACAAGGCGCTCGTCGACATCATGAAGAACTACATGGCGAACAAGTCGTTTTCCCGAGGTGTCGAGACCCTCGGTGCTGAGGCGTCGATGGTCTTCGTCGGCAACACCTCGCACACCGTGCCGTTCATGCTCAAGAACTCTGACCTGTTCGATGAGCTGCCCGACGCCTACCACGACCCGGCCTACCTCGACCGGTTGCACCACTACATCCCGGGGTGGGAGGTCGACATCATCCGTGGGGAGATGTTCTCTGAGGGCTACGGTTTCGTCGTCGACTACATCGCCGAAGTCCTCAAGTCGATGCGCTCGCAGGACTATTCCGACCGCTATCAGCAATACTTCACGCTGTCGCCCGACATCTCCACCCGCGACCGCGACGGCATCCATAAGACGTTCTCCGGCCTGATGAAGATCCTCTATCCCGGCGGCCAGGCCGAGAAGGAGGAGATCGAGGAGATCCTCCGACTCGCAATCGAGGGCCGCAAGCGCGTCAAGGACCAGATCCTGCGTATCGACTCGACCATGGCCGAGGTGAAGTTCAGATACTCGGATCAGAGCGACACCTGGCACTCGGTCGCCACCCTTGAAGAGCAGGAATACCCGGCGTACTACGACCAGCGGGCTTCGGTTGCGGTAGAGGAGCCGGAGCCGGACGAGGCGGTATCTCCCCGGAGCTCTGGCGTCGCCGTTGCCGGCTCCGACGACAACCCGCAGCCCGATGCACCGATCGTGACCGAGCCCGCGCTGTTCGAAGGACACCGCGAGTTCCAAGAGAACCAGCGCGGCGTCTCATACGAGACCCTGCTGCTCCCGTACCTTCGTGGAGCGACAGAGATCACGATCGTCGACCCGTACATTCGCCTGCCACACCAGGGGCGCAACCTCGTCGACGTGCTCGCGCTCCTCGCCTCGGCGAAGGATGCCGCTGACGAGATCGTCGTCACGCTCGTAACCAAGGCCGAGACCGGGCAGTACGAGCAAGCACACCTGCTCATGCTCAAGGACATCCAGGACAGCGCGGCAGCCGCCGGGATCAGGTTCAACGTCACCTGGGACGAGACGATTCACGATCGGTCCATCCGCGCCGACAACGGCTGGACGATCCTCCTCGGCCGCGGCCTCGACATCTTCCAGAAGGGCTCGGGCAGCCAGTTTGACCTCGCCGCGCGCCGCCAAGAGTTCCGCCAGGTCGTCGCCTTCGGCGTGACCTACATCCACGAGGGGGCCGAGTAG
- a CDS encoding ATP-binding protein — MIEEGLLDQDAVFRVGRVVSVDGRRVRVAVDKLKNGSHLLYRGGLVRNVAVASYVKIVKGFAELIAKVDGEVIEEDRSASVAYRRGVDPLSRQLDVSLVGYIESGCFERGVREMPLLDNECFILTEEEFGLIHTFVAGGDEPLAIGALAMEPTQPVAVGVNAIFASHIGIFGNTGSGKSYTLAKLYHELFKKYGAVDTFRQRAQFILIDFNGEYVNREGDSGDYATAVIADGDMKQVYDLSTRDDTGDLLPLPSSAIHDPTLWSVLLDATEKTQAPFIARALGGYWDGRITDARALLAIVGGLIADYTKSTDAALDRFLPVTFLEEIRSCLGSSTSPGYAALIEDFRDNIGLHTGNHSFYWGPYPRVEKWSSADDWGAFISGKVTVVPQSFDEITDVDLVRFKLVLQFYREVMKGSANREHIGPLMKRLDERVPSIKRLIKISDDALAQRPLTVVSLRNVNLAMRKVLPMILCKHHYDAKKRTDPQGQRYLNLIIDEAHNILSSESARESETWRDYRLETFEEIIKEGRKFGVFLTIASQRPHDISETIVSQLHNYFLHRLVNNLDVHAIEKAVAYLDRVSFESLPILPTGTCVLSGVSAQVPVVVRIGQVPLEAAPNSRTISVATEWLTPLPDDPGDDESPDSLDLRDADWSLEPPF, encoded by the coding sequence GTGATTGAAGAGGGGCTCCTCGACCAGGACGCGGTGTTCCGAGTCGGCCGCGTTGTGTCTGTCGACGGCCGGCGCGTGCGAGTGGCGGTCGACAAGCTAAAGAACGGCTCGCACCTCCTCTACCGCGGCGGGCTCGTGCGCAACGTTGCGGTCGCGAGCTACGTCAAGATCGTCAAGGGGTTCGCCGAGCTGATCGCAAAGGTCGACGGCGAGGTGATCGAAGAGGATCGCAGCGCCTCAGTCGCATACCGGCGCGGGGTGGACCCGCTGTCGCGGCAACTCGACGTGAGCCTCGTCGGCTACATCGAGAGTGGATGCTTCGAGCGCGGCGTCCGCGAGATGCCGCTACTCGACAACGAGTGCTTCATCCTCACCGAGGAGGAGTTCGGGCTCATCCACACCTTCGTCGCGGGTGGGGATGAACCACTGGCCATCGGGGCGCTGGCGATGGAGCCGACTCAGCCCGTAGCCGTTGGAGTCAACGCCATCTTCGCGAGTCACATTGGGATCTTCGGTAACACGGGTAGCGGGAAGTCCTACACGCTCGCGAAGCTCTACCACGAACTGTTCAAGAAGTACGGGGCGGTCGACACGTTCCGACAGCGGGCGCAGTTCATCCTGATCGACTTCAACGGTGAGTACGTCAACCGAGAAGGCGACTCCGGCGACTATGCGACGGCCGTCATAGCCGATGGTGATATGAAACAGGTTTACGACCTCTCGACGCGCGACGACACGGGGGACCTGCTGCCGCTGCCATCCTCGGCGATTCATGACCCGACGTTGTGGTCTGTGCTTCTTGATGCAACTGAGAAGACCCAGGCGCCGTTCATCGCGCGAGCGCTCGGCGGGTACTGGGACGGCAGGATCACGGATGCCCGCGCGCTGCTCGCAATCGTCGGCGGCCTGATCGCTGACTACACGAAGAGCACCGATGCGGCGCTTGACAGGTTCCTGCCGGTGACCTTCCTTGAGGAGATTCGGAGCTGCCTCGGCTCCAGCACTTCCCCCGGGTATGCGGCGCTCATTGAGGATTTTCGGGACAACATTGGCCTCCACACGGGTAACCACAGTTTCTACTGGGGGCCCTACCCGCGAGTAGAGAAGTGGTCGAGTGCCGACGACTGGGGTGCCTTTATCAGCGGCAAGGTTACCGTGGTCCCCCAGAGTTTCGACGAGATCACTGACGTCGACCTTGTCCGGTTCAAGCTCGTGCTGCAGTTCTACCGCGAGGTGATGAAAGGCAGCGCGAACCGCGAGCACATCGGTCCGCTCATGAAGCGGCTCGATGAGCGGGTGCCGAGCATCAAGAGGCTGATCAAGATCTCGGATGACGCACTCGCTCAGCGTCCCCTGACTGTCGTGTCTCTGCGCAACGTGAATCTCGCGATGCGCAAGGTGTTGCCGATGATCCTGTGCAAGCACCACTACGATGCCAAGAAGCGTACGGACCCGCAGGGCCAGCGGTACTTGAACCTCATCATCGATGAAGCGCACAACATCCTGTCCTCGGAGTCAGCCCGAGAGAGTGAGACCTGGCGGGACTACCGCCTTGAGACGTTTGAGGAGATCATCAAGGAAGGCCGCAAGTTCGGTGTCTTCCTGACGATCGCGAGCCAGCGTCCGCATGATATTTCGGAGACAATCGTCTCGCAGTTGCACAACTATTTCCTGCACCGCCTCGTTAACAACCTCGATGTACACGCCATCGAGAAGGCTGTCGCCTACCTCGATCGAGTCTCGTTCGAGTCCCTGCCGATCCTTCCCACCGGAACATGCGTTCTATCTGGTGTCTCCGCCCAGGTTCCGGTCGTTGTGCGGATCGGTCAAGTCCCGCTGGAGGCCGCGCCGAACAGCCGCACTATATCGGTGGCGACCGAGTGGCTGACGCCACTGCCCGACGATCCAGGCGATGACGAGTCGCCGGACTCGCTCGATCTCCGCGACGCCGACTGGTCATTAGAGCCACCATTTTGA
- a CDS encoding nuclease-related domain-containing protein: MLRILHDRRIPGSRANIDHIIICPAGVFVVDAKRYQGKRPELRVEGGLLRPRVENLMVGGRDRTTLVDGVLKQQGLVRAAVPDDDAPVRGVLCFVDGDWPLIGGAFTIRDVDVVWPKKLAGMLGASGPLDPPRIQSLQRRLASAFPSA, translated from the coding sequence GTGCTCCGGATCCTGCACGATCGACGGATCCCGGGGTCGAGGGCCAACATCGACCACATCATCATCTGCCCGGCCGGTGTGTTCGTCGTCGACGCCAAGCGATATCAGGGAAAGCGTCCGGAGCTGCGGGTCGAAGGCGGACTGCTGCGACCCCGGGTGGAGAATCTGATGGTTGGTGGTCGCGACCGTACGACCCTCGTCGACGGCGTCCTGAAGCAGCAGGGGCTGGTCCGCGCCGCCGTTCCCGACGACGATGCACCTGTCCGGGGCGTCCTGTGTTTCGTGGATGGCGACTGGCCGCTGATCGGCGGCGCGTTCACCATCCGTGACGTCGACGTGGTGTGGCCGAAGAAACTCGCCGGCATGCTGGGCGCATCGGGCCCCCTCGACCCGCCCCGGATCCAGAGCCTGCAGCGCCGGCTTGCCAGCGCCTTTCCTTCCGCGTGA